The DNA region ATCATTAGTACCAATACTAAAAAAATCTACTTCTTTGATTAAATATTCTGCTATTATAGCTGATGCAGGAGTTTCTATCATAATTCCAATTTTAATATTTTTATCAAATAGTATATTATTATGATCTAATTGATATTTTAATTTTTTAATTTCTATTTTTAATATTCTAATTTCCTCTACAGATATAATCATAGGAAATAAAATATATATTTTACCAAATGCAGAAGCTCTAAGTATAGCTCTTAACTGAGCATGTAAAATTTCTTTTCTATCCATTGAAATACGTATGGCTCTCCATCCAAGAAATGGATTTTCTTCTTTTGGTAAATTCATATATGGAAGATCTTTATCGCCTCCAATATCCATAGTCCTTATGATAACTGACTTATTTTCCATAGTTTCTGCAATTTTTTTATATGCTTGAAATTGTTCTTGCTCAGTAGGAAATGTATTACGACCCATAAATAAAAATTCTGTTCGATAAAGACCAATACATTCAGCACCATTTTTCTTTGCTGATTCGACATCTTGAATATTGCCAATATTAGAACCAATTTTAATATTATGTCCATCAATTGTGGTTGCTGGTAAATATTTTAATTTTTTAAAACTATTTTTTTTAATAAAATAGTTTTTTTCAACCTCTCGTTTTTTATTTATTAATTCAGTAGAAGGGTTGATAAAAATTTGATTGTTAATTGAATCTAAAACAATATAGTCATTGTTCTTGACTATATTTGTAATATTACTAGTTCCTACAATTGCAGGTATTTCAAGTGATCTTGCCATAATTGAAGTGTGCGATGTTAAACCACCTAAATCTGTAATAAATCCTAAAATGTATGTTAAATTAATTTGTGCAGTTTCTGAAGGAGTGAGATCTTTTGAAATTAGAATTACTTTATCTTTTATGTTATTTAAATCAATAATATTAATGTTAAGTATATTTTTTAATAAACGTAATCCAATATCTCTTACATCAATTGCTCTATTTTTTAAATATTCATCTTGTATTTTTTCTAACGCTTTTGCTTGTTCTTCAATAACATATTGAGTTGCTTCTTCTGCTGATATTTTCTTTTCTTGAATTAAGTCTATTATTTCTTTTTCTAATTCTTCGTCTTCAAGAAGCATAATATGACTTGCAAAAATATCTTCTTGTTTTTTTCCAAATTTTTTTCCTATAGTTAGTTTGATTTCTTGTAATTGATTTACTGATTTTTTTCTTCCATTAAAAAATTTATTTATTTCTGTTTGAATATTTTTAACAGAAATTATTTTCCGGTTAATGACAATGTCTTCATGTTTTAATAAAAGAGCATGGCCAAAAGCTATACCCGGTGATGCTGAAATGCCTGAAATCATAACATTACCTTTAACTATAAATTTTATATTTGTTTTAGAGAGGAAAACATTGAATGTCAGGCGAATATATTTTTTTTTATAAGAGAAATCCGGAAGTAGTATTAACCCTCCGGTATTTTTATAAAAATTCATAAATTATTTTTTTAATTATGATTTATTCTAATTCTGTCATTATTTTAGATAAATGTTCAATAGCTTTTTTTTCATCTTTTCCTTCTGCAGATAACGTAATTAAACTTCCATGAACTAAACCAAGTGTTTGAATTTTAAAAAGACTTTTTGCATTCACAGATTTTCCGTTATAAATAATTTGAATATCAGAAATAAATTTTTTTGCTTCTTTTACAAATTCAGCTGCAGGTCGAGTATGTAATCCATGCACAGCAGTAATTTTTATTTCATTTTGAAACATTTTTTTTTCCTTATTAATATTAAATTTCAGAAATTTTTTTTATATTAAATATTAAAATACAACTTCTATAATAAATTTTTTTTTACTTTTTATTAAAGAAGTTGTATTTTTTAATATGTATTTCTATTTTGAAATGATTTAGAAAATAATTCTGTACTTAAATAACGTTCTCCAGAAGAAGGAAATATTACGACTATTGTTTTATTTGAAAATTGTTTTTGACTTTGTATTTTTAAAGCTGCTGCAATAGCAGCGCCAGAAGAAATACCAGCTAATATTCCTTCTTGTTTCATTATTTTTTGAGCATATAACATGGATTCTTCACTTGATATTGTAATTACTTTATCAATTAAACTTAAATCTAAATTTATAGGAATAAAACCAGCTCCAATGCCTTGAATTTTATGTAATCCAGGTGTTATTTTTTTTCCTGATAAAAATTGTGTAATTACAGGTGATTCTAAAGGCTCTACAGCAACACTAATAAAATCTTTTTTTCCTTTAATATTTTTTATATATCTTGTAATACCTGTTATAGTTCCTCCTGTACCTACTCCTGAAACTAATATATCTATATTTCCATTGGTATCATTCCAAATTTCTGGTCCAGTAGTATTTTCATGTATTTCTGGATTAGCAGGGTTTTCAAACTGTTTTAATAAATAATATTGTTTTTTATTTAAAGATACAATTTCATTAACTTTAGCAATAGCTCCCTTCATACCTTTTTTGCTATCTGTTAAAATTAACTTAGCACCTAAAGATTTGAGTAGTTTTTGTCTCTCAATCGACATGGATTCAGGCATCGTAAGAACTAATTTATAATTTCTAGCAGCTGCAACATATGCTAGAGCTATACCTGTATTTCCACTTGTAGCTTCAATTAATTTAATATTTTTATTTAAACTTCCTTTTTTTTCTGCATTCCATATCATATTAGCACCAATTCTACATTTAACACTAAAACTTGGATTTCTAGATTCAATTTTTGCTAAAATTTTACCATTTCCTATTTTATTTAAACGAACAAGTGGTGTATTACCAATAGTTAATGAATTATCTTGATATATTTTACTCATTTTTTTCCATTTTTTTAAATTTATAATACATAATATTATTTATACTTGATTTTTTTATTTTATAAAACTTGTTAAGTTCATGTTTTTTTTTATTATACTTTGTTTAATAATTATTAGAAAAATCTATTTTTATAAATTGATAAAATTTAATTTTATTCTATTTTTTAAGAATTTTTTTATTTTACTTATCTAACATATAGTATATTTTAGATATTAATTTTTATACTATTTTATTTTTTATATATGTTTAATATATAAAATAATATATAAAACAATTTTCTTTGTATTTATTTATAATAAAGTATTATTTGTTTATAATTTAATTGTTATTCAAATATAAAATATTTTTGTATCGTAATAATATATTATAAAAAATATTAATATTTTAAATTAAAATTTTTAATGAATTTTCTATTGTTTACATTAATTTTATCTAATATATTTATGAAAAAAATTCAATATCAAATTAATAAACTACGCGAAAAAATTTTAAAATACGATTATTTTTATCATACTTTAGATAAACCAATTATTTCTGATCCAGAATATGATTATTTATTGAATCAATTGTATAATTTGGAATTAAAATATAAAGAATTAATTACCCCTGATTCACCTACTCAGAAAATAGGTTCAAATTTACTTGATAAATTTAAAAAAATAAGACATTTTTTTCCTATGTTATCTTTAGAAAATACATTTGATTTAAATGGATATTTAAAATTTGAAAATAGAATTAAAAAAGTTTTTATAACTGATTCTAAAATAGATTTTTGCTGTGAGTTAAAAATTGATGGAATAGCTGTTAGTTTAATTTATGAAGAAGGAATTTTAATTCGTGCTGCAACTCGAGGTGATGGCTATTTTGGAGAAAATATTACACAAAATGTAAAAACAATTAAATCTATTCCATTAAAATTAAAAGGATTGAATATACCGAAAAGGTTGGAAATACGAGGTGAAGTTTTTATGTTAAAATCTGATTTTTCAGACTTAAACATTCAATCTTGTTCGGATAAAAAAAAATATTTTTCTAATCCAAGAAACGCAGCTGCTGGATCATTAAGACAAATTGACTCTAAAATCACAGCTAAAAGAAAATTAATGTTTTTTTGTCATGGATTTAATTTTTTTAAAGAAACAAAATTTTTTAAAACTCATTATGAAACGCTTATACATTTTAAAAATTGGGGTATACCTATTAATAAGGAAATATTAATTTGTTCTAGTCATTTAGAAATATTTAATTTTTATAAGAAATTTGAAAAAAACCGATTATTATTTAATTTTGACGTAGATGGTATTGTTATAAAAGTGAACTCACTTTATTATCAAAAAAAATTAGGTTCTAATAATAAATCACCAAGATGGGCTATTGCTTTTAAATATTTTCCTAAAGAAGAAATAACTAAGTTAAATGATGTAAAATTTGAAGTTGGAAGAACAGGAGTTATTACGCCAGTAGCTTATTTTAATCCAGTTTGTATCTCAGGAGTTATTATTAAAAAAGCTTCTTTATATAATAGACAAGTAATGAACAAATTAAATTTACATTTTAATGATTATATTACTATACAACGCTCTGGAGATGTTATACCAAAAATTATAAATGTTATCAAAAATAAACGTCTTAAAAATACTAAAAAAATAGTTTTTCCTATTTATTGTCCAGTTTGTAATTCAAAATTATTAATACATGAAAAAGGAAAAACAATACGTTGTCTTGCTGGATTAATGTGTAATGCTCAGAAAAAAAAATTATTTTGTCATTTTTTTTCAAAATATGGATTAAATGCAAATGGATTAGGTCCTAAAATTATTAATAAATTAATTCAGAAAAAAATTGTTTTAAATTTAATAGATTTTTTTTATCTTAAAGAAGATCAATTGAAAACTATAGAAAATATAGGTAAAAAAAAGAGTGCTAAAATTATCAAAATTATTTATTTATCTAAAAGAACTACTATAAATCGTTTTATTTGTGCTATAGGAATTTTTTCTGTAGGTGAAGTTATTGCAGAAAAGCTTTCTAATTATTTTCATATTGTTAATAATTTAATTAATTCATCAAAAGAAGAATTAGAATCAATAGATGGAATAGGATCAGTAGTCGCACATAATATATTTAATTATTTTTCTATTCCTGAAAATAAAAGATTAGTTGAAGAATTAACAGAAGTATTAAATATTTTACCATATAATCAAAATATTATTAATGATAAAATACCGAGTATTTTTAATAAAAATATTGTTATAACAGGTATATTTAGAAATTATTCAAGAAATGAACTACAGGAAATTTTAATTAATTTAGGTGCTCGTGTTAGCAATAAAGTTTCTAAAAAAACAGAGTTATTAATATTTGGAGAAAAATTTGGTCGTAAGTTTTTAGAAGCAAATAAACTAAATATTAAAATGATGAATGAAGAAGACTTTATTTTGTTAATGAAGAATATGAACTAAATTATTTTATGGGTCGTGCAGGATTTGAACCTGCGACCAATTGATTAAAAGTCAACTGCTCTACCAACTGAGCTAACGACCCGAAATATTTTTGGGTGATGACGGGCTCGAACCGCCGACCTCCTCCGTGTAAAGGAGGAGCTCTACCAACTGAGCTAATCACCCATATAATTATCTATATCTATTGTAAAGATAAGAAAAATAGAGTCAATCTTTTTTTTAAAAAGATTATTTGTTTGTTGTAATTTTAATCATTATGATGAAATAATTATCTATATTTATTAATATATAAAATTTATTTTAAAATTTTTGTGTAAATTTTTAAAATATTTCAAGGAATATATGAAAGTTAAAACTCGTTTTGCTCCTAGTCCTACTGGAGATTTACATATCGGTAGTATTCGAACCGCTTTATATTCTTGGTTGTTTGCGCGTCATTATAATGGAAAATTCATACTTCGTATAGAAGATACTGATTTTCAAAGATCTAAATCATTTTCAGTTCAATCTATTTTCCAAGGATTAAAATGGTTGGGATTAGATTGGGATGAAGGTCCTTATTTTCAGAGTAAAAGATTAGATCGATACAAAGAAGTAATTGAAATTATGTTAAAAACAGGAAACGCTTATAAATGTTTTTGTTCACCAAAAGAAATAGAACAAGAACGTTTTAAACAACTTTGTGAAGGCAAAAAACCACGTTATACTGGAGTTTGTAGAAATTTAAAAAATAAATATAACATTAATAAAAAATATACAATACGATTTAAAAATCCCAATTCTGGAATAGTAACATTTGAAGATAAAATCAGAGGACAGATTACTTTTGATAATATGGAATTAGATGATCTTATAATTCAGCGTTCAAATGGAATTCCTACTTATAATTTTTGTGTCGTAATAGATGATTTAGATATGAATATTACACATGTAATTCGTGGAGAAGATCATATTAACAATACGCCTCGTCAAATTAATATTTTGAAATCTTTAAAAGCACAAATACCTGTTTATGCACATGTTTCTATGATATTAAATGAAAATGGAAAAAAATTTTCTAAAAGAGATAATTCTGAAAATATTATTGAGTATTATAATAAAGGTTTTTTACCAGAAGCATTAATTAATTATATAATACGATTAGGTTGGTCTCACGGTAATCAAGAAATTTTTAGTCTTTTAGAATTAAAAAAATTGTTTAATTTAGATTCTATTAGTAAATCGGCTAGCGCTTTTAGTATAAAAAAACTATTATGGTTAAATAAATACTATATTAATAGTTTGCCATTGAATTATATTTCTAATATTTTAAAAGATTATATGAAACACGAAAATATAAATATAGAAAGTGGACCTAATTTAGAATCTTTATTACATTTGTATAAAAACCGTTATCATACCTTGAAAGAAATGGCCTGTGCTTTTAGATTTTTTTATGAAGAATTTAAATGTTTTGATATAAAATCTGCTAATAAATATTTAGTTTTAAAAAATTTTTATATTTTAAAAAAAATTTATAATAAAATACAAAAATTTTCTTT from Buchnera aphidicola (Aphis helianthi) includes:
- the cysK gene encoding cysteine synthase A, with the translated sequence MSKIYQDNSLTIGNTPLVRLNKIGNGKILAKIESRNPSFSVKCRIGANMIWNAEKKGSLNKNIKLIEATSGNTGIALAYVAAARNYKLVLTMPESMSIERQKLLKSLGAKLILTDSKKGMKGAIAKVNEIVSLNKKQYYLLKQFENPANPEIHENTTGPEIWNDTNGNIDILVSGVGTGGTITGITRYIKNIKGKKDFISVAVEPLESPVITQFLSGKKITPGLHKIQGIGAGFIPINLDLSLIDKVITISSEESMLYAQKIMKQEGILAGISSGAAIAAALKIQSQKQFSNKTIVVIFPSSGERYLSTELFSKSFQNRNTY
- the gltX gene encoding glutamate--tRNA ligase, which translates into the protein MKVKTRFAPSPTGDLHIGSIRTALYSWLFARHYNGKFILRIEDTDFQRSKSFSVQSIFQGLKWLGLDWDEGPYFQSKRLDRYKEVIEIMLKTGNAYKCFCSPKEIEQERFKQLCEGKKPRYTGVCRNLKNKYNINKKYTIRFKNPNSGIVTFEDKIRGQITFDNMELDDLIIQRSNGIPTYNFCVVIDDLDMNITHVIRGEDHINNTPRQINILKSLKAQIPVYAHVSMILNENGKKFSKRDNSENIIEYYNKGFLPEALINYIIRLGWSHGNQEIFSLLELKKLFNLDSISKSASAFSIKKLLWLNKYYINSLPLNYISNILKDYMKHENINIESGPNLESLLHLYKNRYHTLKEMACAFRFFYEEFKCFDIKSANKYLVLKNFYILKKIYNKIQKFSFWQIETLSEFINNQSIELNVKIKEISMLLRVVLTGNISSPNISSVMFLLGKEKTLFRLKKSMSFIEKNRKF
- the ligA gene encoding NAD-dependent DNA ligase LigA, with protein sequence MKKIQYQINKLREKILKYDYFYHTLDKPIISDPEYDYLLNQLYNLELKYKELITPDSPTQKIGSNLLDKFKKIRHFFPMLSLENTFDLNGYLKFENRIKKVFITDSKIDFCCELKIDGIAVSLIYEEGILIRAATRGDGYFGENITQNVKTIKSIPLKLKGLNIPKRLEIRGEVFMLKSDFSDLNIQSCSDKKKYFSNPRNAAAGSLRQIDSKITAKRKLMFFCHGFNFFKETKFFKTHYETLIHFKNWGIPINKEILICSSHLEIFNFYKKFEKNRLLFNFDVDGIVIKVNSLYYQKKLGSNNKSPRWAIAFKYFPKEEITKLNDVKFEVGRTGVITPVAYFNPVCISGVIIKKASLYNRQVMNKLNLHFNDYITIQRSGDVIPKIINVIKNKRLKNTKKIVFPIYCPVCNSKLLIHEKGKTIRCLAGLMCNAQKKKLFCHFFSKYGLNANGLGPKIINKLIQKKIVLNLIDFFYLKEDQLKTIENIGKKKSAKIIKIIYLSKRTTINRFICAIGIFSVGEVIAEKLSNYFHIVNNLINSSKEELESIDGIGSVVAHNIFNYFSIPENKRLVEELTEVLNILPYNQNIINDKIPSIFNKNIVITGIFRNYSRNELQEILINLGARVSNKVSKKTELLIFGEKFGRKFLEANKLNIKMMNEEDFILLMKNMN
- the ptsI gene encoding phosphoenolpyruvate-protein phosphotransferase PtsI, which translates into the protein MISGISASPGIAFGHALLLKHEDIVINRKIISVKNIQTEINKFFNGRKKSVNQLQEIKLTIGKKFGKKQEDIFASHIMLLEDEELEKEIIDLIQEKKISAEEATQYVIEEQAKALEKIQDEYLKNRAIDVRDIGLRLLKNILNINIIDLNNIKDKVILISKDLTPSETAQINLTYILGFITDLGGLTSHTSIMARSLEIPAIVGTSNITNIVKNNDYIVLDSINNQIFINPSTELINKKREVEKNYFIKKNSFKKLKYLPATTIDGHNIKIGSNIGNIQDVESAKKNGAECIGLYRTEFLFMGRNTFPTEQEQFQAYKKIAETMENKSVIIRTMDIGGDKDLPYMNLPKEENPFLGWRAIRISMDRKEILHAQLRAILRASAFGKIYILFPMIISVEEIRILKIEIKKLKYQLDHNNILFDKNIKIGIMIETPASAIIAEYLIKEVDFFSIGTNDLTQYTLAVDRGNDLISHLYNPISPSVLKLIKKVIDVSHNDGKWTGMCGELAGDERITALLLGMGLDEFSMSSTSIPKIKETIRKISFLKAQKLAKKILTLPTTQEIFNLLNTFN
- a CDS encoding HPr family phosphocarrier protein, which translates into the protein MFQNEIKITAVHGLHTRPAAEFVKEAKKFISDIQIIYNGKSVNAKSLFKIQTLGLVHGSLITLSAEGKDEKKAIEHLSKIMTELE